One Lepus europaeus isolate LE1 chromosome 7, mLepTim1.pri, whole genome shotgun sequence DNA segment encodes these proteins:
- the LOC133763644 gene encoding olfactory receptor 8H1-like, with product MSRRNNTNVSDFILTGLTDSEGIQLLLFAFVLLIYLTTVLGNVGMILIIRLDPQLHTPMYFFLTHLSFLDLSYSTVITPKTLENLLTTTGYISFLGCFTQLFFFVFLAAAECVLLSSMAYDRYVAICNPLHYAVIMNTRCCYALITGSYVIGFMDSSINVLCMSRLQFCDSNVIRHFFCDAPPILALSCTDTYGNELMIFIVAGSTILGSFFTIAVSYVSILSTILKINSTSGKQKAFSTCASHLLGVTIFYGTMIFTYLKPSKSYSLGKDQVASVFYTIVIPMLNPLIYSLRNKEVKNALYRVMQRAAFRTLPGI from the coding sequence ATGAGTAGAAGGAACAACACAAACGTGTCTGACTTCATCCTTACAGGATTGACAGATTCAGAAGGgattcagctgctcctctttgcaTTTGTTCTGCTGATTTACTTGACTACTGTGCTGGGGAATGTGGGGATGATATTGATAATCCGCCTGGACCCCCAACTCCACACCCCCATGTATTTTTTCCTCACTCACCTGTCATTTCTTGACCTTAGTTACTCAACTGTCATCACCCCCAAAACCTTGGAGAACTTACTGACCACCACAGGGTACATTTCATTCCTGGGCTGCTTCACCCAGTTGTTCTTTTTTGTCTTCTTAGCTGCTGCTGAATGTGTTCTCCTCTCCTCgatggcctatgaccgctatgtAGCTATCTGCAATCCTCTGCACTATGCAGTTATTATGAACACAAGATGCTGCTATGCCCTCATCACTGGGTCCTATGTGATTGGATTTATGGATTCCTCTATCAATGTTCTCTGTATGAGCAGACTGCAATTCTGTGACTCCAATGTAATCCGTCACTTTTTTTGTGATGCACCCCCTATTCTTGCTCTCTCCTGCACTGACACCTATGGCAATGAACTTATGATATTCATTGTTGCTGGCTCTACCATACTAGGGTCCTTTTTCACAATAGCTGTGTCCTATGTGTCCATTCTTTCTACTATCCTGAAAATTAATTCCacttcaggaaaacaaaaagccTTCTCTACTTGTGCCTCCCATCTCCTGGGAGTCACCATATTTTACGGCACCATGATTTTCACTTACTTAAAACCAAGTAAGTCCTACTCCTTGGGAAAGGATCAAGTGGCTTCTGTTTTTTACACTATTGTGATCCCCATGCTCAATCCACTCATTTACAGTCTCAGGAACAAAGAAGTGAAGAACGCTCTTTATAGAGTTATGCAGAGAGCTGCCTTCAGGACACTTCCAGGCATTTAA
- the LOC133764269 gene encoding olfactory receptor 8H1-like: MSRRNHTNVPDFILMGLTDAAEIQLLLFVLFLLIYLVTVLGNVGMILIIRLDLQLHTPMYFFLTHLSFLDLSYSNVITPKTLENLLTSNTYISFMGCFAQMYFFILLAATECFLLSSMAYDRYVAICNPLQYPLIMSTRLCCALVTGSYMIGFIDSSFSVLCISRLHYCDSNVIHHFFCDTFPILALSCTDTFDTEVTVFIFAGSTLMLSLITIAMSYVSILSTILKINSTSGKQKAFSTCASHLLGVTIFYGTMIFTYLKPSKSYSLGKDQMASVFYTIVIPMLNPLIYSLRNKEVKNALLRIMHKRDTSRALK; this comes from the coding sequence ATGAGTAGAAGGAATCACACGAATGTgcctgacttcatcctgatggGACTGACAGACGCTgcagagatccagctgctcctctttgtgCTGTTTCTGCTGATTTACCTGGTTACTGTGCTGGGGAATGTGGGGATGATATTGATAATCCGCCTGGATCTCCAGCTCCACACCCCCATGTATTTTTTCCTCACTCACCTGTCCTTTCTGGACCTCAGTTACTCAAATGTTATCACACCTAAAACCTTAGAGAATTTACTGACGTCTAACACATATATTTCATTCATGGGCTGCTTTGCCCAAATGTACTTTTTTATCCTCTTGGCTGCTACTGAGTGTTTTCTTCTGTCCTCgatggcctatgaccgctatgtAGCTATCTGCAATCCTCTACAGTATCCACTTATTATGTCCACAAGACTCTGCTGTGCCCTCGTCACTGGGTCCTATATGATTGGCTTCATagattcctctttctctgtgctttGCATAAGCAGATTGCACTATTGTGACTCCAATGTAATCCACCACTTTTTCTGTGATACATTCCCAATCCTAGCCCTGTCCTGCACTGACACATTTGACACTGAAGTCACAGTATTCATTTTTGCTGGCTCTACCTTAATGCTGTCCCTTATTACAATAGCTATGTCCTATGTGTCCATTCTCTCTACTATCCTGAAAATAAATTCCACTTCAGGAAAGCAAAAAGCCTTTTCTACTTGTGCCTCCCATCTCCTTGGAGTCACCATATTTTATGGCACCATGATTTTCACTTACTTAAAACCAAGTAAGTCCTACTCCTTGGGAAAAGATCAAATGGCTTCTGTTTTTTACACTATTGTGATCCCCATGCTCAATCCACTCATTTATAGTCTCAGGAACAAAGAAGTGAAGAATGCTCTTCTTAGGATCATGCACAAGAGAGATACCTCCAGGGCATTGAAATAG
- the LOC133764268 gene encoding olfactory receptor 8H1-like, which produces MGRRNNTNVSEFILMGLTDAAEIQLLLFVLFLVMYFVTVLGNVGMILIIRLDLQLHTPMYFFLTHLSFLDLIYSTVITPKTLENLLTSNKYISFTGCFTQMYFFVFLAAAECFLLSSMAYDRYVAICNPLHYAVIMSPGLYHALVTGSYMIGLMDSSVNMLCMSRLNFCDSNVVHHFFCDLSPILTMSCTDTYDIEIIIFIFAGATLIMSLMTIAVSYISILSTILKINSTSGKQKAFSTCASHLLGVTIFYGTMIFTYLKPSKSYSLGKDQVASVFYTIVIPMLNPLIYSLRNKEVKNALYRVMQRDAFRQLK; this is translated from the coding sequence ATGGGTAGAAGAAATAACACGAATGTGTCTGAATTCATACTTATGGGATTGACAGACGCTgcagagatccagctgctcctctttgtgCTATTTCTGGTGATGTACTTCGTTACTGTGCTGGGGAATGTGGGGATGATATTGATAATCCGCCTGGATCTCCAGCTCCACACCCCCATGTATTTTTTCCTCACTCACCTGTCCTTTCTGGACCTCATTTACTCAACTGTCATCACACCCAAAACTTTAGAGAATTTGCTGACTTCCAACAAATATATTTCATTCACAGGCTGCTTCACACAGATgtatttctttgtcttcctggctGCTGCTGAGTGTTTTCTGCTCTCCTCAATGGCCTATGATCGCTATGTAGCTATCTGCAATCCTCTGCACTATGCAGTTATTATGTCTCCAGGACTCTACCATGCCCTCGTCACTGGGTCCTATATGATTGGTTTAATGGATTCCTCTGTCAACATGCTTTGTATGAGCAGATTGAACTTCTGTGACTCCAATGTGGTTCATCACTTTTTTTGTGATTTATCCCCAATCCTTACCATGTCCTGCACTGACACATATGACattgaaataattatattcatttttgcCGGTGCTACCTTAATAATGTCCCTTATGACAATAGCTGTGTCCTATATATCCATTCTCTCCACCATCCTGAAAATAAATTCCACTTCAGGAAAGCAAAAAGCCTTCTCTACCTGTGCCTCCCATCTCCTGGGAGTCACCATATTTTACGGCACCATGATTTTCACTTACTTAAAACCAAGTAAGTCCTACTCCTTGGGAAAGGACCAAGTGGCTTCTGTTTTTTACACTATTGTGATCCCCATGCTCAATCCACTCATTTACAGTCTTAGGAACAAAGAAGTGAAGAATGCTCTTTATAGAGTTATGCAGCGAGATGCCTTCAGGCAATTAAAATAG